Proteins encoded within one genomic window of Xylophilus sp. GOD-11R:
- a CDS encoding D-alanyl-D-alanine carboxypeptidase family protein: MTRFLPALRALVLAALALPVTFSAALAQTTPVPPEIAARSYLLLDVTANQILAQKDIDMPVEPASLTKLMSAYLVFDALKSKKITLTQTFPVSPKAWKMPGSRMFIDPKMQVPVEDLVKGMIVQSGNDATMALAEGVGGSMERFVQMMNDQAKVLGMQHTSYRNPEGLTEAGHTTTARDLSILATRLMHDFPEYIGYYAIKQYRYPGTPAANGNNRNLLLFRDPTVDGLKTGHTDAAGYCLVATAHRDFPGVGSRRLLTIVLGTSSESARANESQKLLNWGYTAYEAVKLFDGGQAVVSPPVWKGTQNTLALGQPGAIVVAVPSGTAGKVKTEVSRPDPLVAPFAKGQKVGTLRIAAGDQPLLEVPLVALQEVPQAGVLGRAWDSIRLWIK; encoded by the coding sequence ATGACCCGCTTCTTGCCGGCGCTGCGCGCGCTTGTCCTGGCCGCCCTGGCCCTGCCCGTCACTTTTTCCGCCGCCCTCGCGCAGACCACGCCGGTGCCGCCCGAGATCGCCGCGCGCTCCTATCTGCTGCTCGACGTCACCGCCAACCAGATCCTGGCGCAAAAGGACATCGACATGCCGGTCGAGCCGGCGTCACTCACCAAGCTGATGAGCGCCTACCTGGTGTTCGATGCGCTCAAGTCCAAAAAGATTACCCTGACGCAGACCTTCCCGGTCAGCCCGAAGGCCTGGAAGATGCCCGGCTCGCGCATGTTCATCGATCCCAAGATGCAGGTGCCGGTCGAAGACCTGGTCAAGGGCATGATCGTGCAGTCCGGCAACGACGCCACCATGGCGCTGGCCGAGGGCGTGGGTGGCAGCATGGAGCGCTTCGTTCAGATGATGAACGACCAGGCCAAGGTGCTCGGCATGCAGCACACCAGCTACCGCAACCCCGAAGGCCTGACCGAGGCCGGCCACACCACCACCGCGCGTGACCTGTCCATCCTGGCCACCCGGCTGATGCACGACTTTCCGGAGTACATCGGCTACTACGCGATCAAGCAGTACCGCTACCCGGGCACCCCGGCGGCCAACGGCAACAACCGCAACCTGCTGCTGTTTCGCGACCCCACGGTCGACGGTCTGAAGACGGGCCACACCGACGCTGCCGGCTACTGCCTCGTCGCCACCGCGCACCGTGACTTTCCGGGCGTGGGCAGCCGCCGCCTGCTGACCATCGTGCTCGGCACTTCCAGCGAAAGCGCGCGCGCCAACGAGTCGCAGAAGCTGCTGAACTGGGGCTACACCGCCTATGAAGCGGTCAAGCTGTTCGACGGCGGCCAGGCGGTCGTCAGCCCGCCGGTATGGAAAGGCACCCAGAACACGCTGGCGCTCGGCCAGCCCGGCGCCATCGTGGTGGCGGTGCCGTCCGGCACGGCGGGCAAGGTCAAGACCGAAGTCTCGCGGCCGGACCCGTTGGTCGCGCCGTTCGCCAAGGGGCAGAAGGTCGGCACGCTGCGTATCGCCGCCGGCGACCAGCCGCTGCTCGAGGTGCCTTTGGTCGCGCTGCAGGAAGTACCGCAGGCCGGCGTGCTCGGCCGGGCCTGGGACTCGATCCGTCTCTGGATCAAATGA
- the rplB gene encoding 50S ribosomal protein L2 has product MAVIKMKPTSPGQRAVVKVTRDHLYKGAPHAPLLEPQFQAAGRNNNGHITIRHRGGGHKHHYRVVDFVRNKDGIPAKVERIEYDPNRTAHIALVVYADGERRYIIAPRGVEPGATLMSGAEAPIRAGNTLPIRNIPVGSTIHAIELQPGKGAQICRSAGTSATLLAREGIYAQVRLRSGEVRKIHIECRATIGEVANEEHSLRQLGKAGVKRWMGIRPTVRGVAMNPVDHPHGGGEGRTGTGMAPVDPWGNLTKGYRTRNNKRTQSMIVSRRKK; this is encoded by the coding sequence ATGGCTGTCATCAAGATGAAACCGACCTCGCCCGGCCAACGTGCCGTGGTCAAGGTCACGCGTGATCACCTGTACAAGGGTGCTCCGCACGCACCGCTGCTGGAACCCCAGTTCCAGGCAGCCGGCCGTAACAACAACGGTCACATCACCATTCGCCATCGCGGCGGCGGCCACAAGCATCATTACCGTGTTGTCGACTTCGTTCGCAACAAGGACGGTATTCCGGCCAAGGTCGAGCGTATTGAATACGATCCGAACCGTACCGCGCACATCGCCCTGGTGGTGTATGCCGACGGCGAGCGTCGCTACATCATCGCTCCGCGTGGCGTGGAGCCGGGTGCAACGCTGATGTCGGGCGCCGAAGCGCCGATCCGCGCCGGCAACACCCTGCCGATCCGCAACATCCCGGTGGGTTCGACCATCCATGCGATCGAACTGCAGCCTGGCAAGGGCGCGCAGATCTGCCGCTCGGCTGGCACCTCCGCGACGCTGCTGGCTCGTGAAGGCATCTACGCCCAGGTCCGCCTGCGCTCCGGTGAGGTTCGCAAGATCCACATCGAGTGCCGCGCCACCATCGGTGAAGTCGCCAACGAAGAACACAGCCTTCGCCAACTGGGCAAGGCCGGCGTCAAGCGCTGGATGGGTATTCGTCCGACGGTTCGCGGCGTGGCCATGAACCCGGTCGATCACCCGCACGGTGGTGGCGAAGGCCGCACCGGCACCGGCATGGCGCCTGTGGATCCTTGGGGCAACCTGACCAAGGGCTACCGTACCCGCAATAACAAGCGCACGCAGTCCATGATCGTGTCGCGCCGCAAGAAGTAA
- the tuf gene encoding elongation factor Tu, translating to MAKGKFERTKPHVNVGTIGHVDHGKTTLTAAIATVLSKKFGGEAKAYDQIDAAPEEKARGITINTAHVEYETANRHYAHVDCPGHADYVKNMITGAAQMDGAILVCSAADGPMPQTREHILLARQVGVPYIIVFLNKCDMVDDAELLELVEMEVRELLDKYDFPGDDTPIIHGSAKLALEGDAGKLGEEAIMALANALDTYIPTPERAVDGAFLMPVEDVFSISGRGTVVTGRIERGIIKVGEEIEIVGIRDLQKTTVTGVEMFRKLLDQGQAGDNVGLLLRGTKREDVERGQVLSKPNSIKPHTHFTAEVYVLSKDEGGRHTPFFNNYRPQFYFRTTDVTGAIELPADKEMVMPGDNVSITVKLINPIAMEEGLRFAIREGGKTVGAGVVAKIIA from the coding sequence ATGGCAAAAGGAAAATTCGAACGGACCAAGCCGCACGTCAACGTGGGCACCATCGGCCACGTCGACCACGGCAAGACCACGCTGACGGCTGCGATCGCGACCGTTCTGTCGAAGAAGTTCGGCGGTGAAGCCAAGGCGTACGACCAGATCGACGCGGCTCCGGAAGAAAAGGCCCGCGGCATCACCATCAACACCGCGCACGTCGAATACGAGACGGCCAACCGCCACTATGCCCACGTGGACTGCCCCGGCCACGCCGACTACGTCAAGAACATGATCACCGGCGCCGCCCAGATGGACGGCGCGATCCTGGTGTGCTCGGCCGCCGACGGCCCGATGCCCCAGACCCGTGAGCACATCCTGCTGGCCCGCCAGGTGGGCGTGCCCTACATCATCGTCTTCCTGAACAAGTGCGACATGGTCGACGACGCCGAACTGCTCGAGCTCGTCGAGATGGAAGTGCGCGAACTGCTCGACAAGTACGATTTCCCCGGCGACGACACCCCCATCATCCACGGCTCGGCCAAGCTCGCTCTCGAAGGCGACGCCGGCAAGCTGGGTGAGGAAGCCATCATGGCCCTGGCCAACGCCCTGGACACCTACATCCCTACGCCCGAGCGTGCGGTCGACGGCGCATTCCTGATGCCCGTGGAAGACGTGTTCTCGATCTCCGGCCGCGGCACCGTGGTGACCGGCCGTATCGAGCGCGGCATCATCAAGGTCGGCGAGGAAATCGAGATCGTCGGTATCCGCGACCTGCAGAAGACCACCGTGACCGGCGTGGAAATGTTCCGCAAGCTGCTCGACCAGGGTCAAGCCGGCGACAACGTCGGCCTGCTGCTGCGCGGCACCAAGCGTGAAGACGTCGAGCGTGGCCAGGTGCTGTCCAAGCCGAACTCGATCAAGCCGCACACGCACTTCACCGCCGAGGTGTACGTGCTGTCGAAGGACGAGGGCGGCCGCCACACGCCGTTCTTCAACAACTACCGTCCGCAGTTCTACTTCCGCACGACCGACGTGACCGGCGCCATCGAGCTGCCGGCCGACAAGGAAATGGTCATGCCCGGCGACAACGTGTCGATCACCGTCAAGCTGATCAACCCCATCGCCATGGAAGAAGGCCTGCGCTTCGCCATCCGTGAAGGCGGCAAGACCGTCGGCGCCGGCGTCGTCGCCAAGATCATCGCCTGA
- the rpsS gene encoding 30S ribosomal protein S19 encodes MTRSLKKGPFVDHHLVAKVDKAVTGKDKKPIKTWSRRSMVLPDFIGLTIAVHNGKQHVPVYITDQMVGHKLGEFALTRTFKGHPADKKVQKK; translated from the coding sequence ATGACTCGCTCTCTTAAAAAGGGTCCGTTTGTTGACCATCACCTGGTGGCGAAGGTCGACAAGGCCGTCACCGGCAAGGACAAGAAGCCGATCAAGACCTGGTCGCGTCGCTCCATGGTGCTGCCCGATTTCATCGGTCTGACCATCGCGGTCCACAACGGCAAGCAACACGTGCCGGTCTATATCACCGACCAGATGGTGGGCCACAAGCTCGGCGAATTCGCCCTGACGCGCACCTTCAAGGGCCATCCCGCGGACAAAAAAGTCCAGAAGAAGTAA
- the fusA gene encoding elongation factor G, with protein sequence MSRKTPIERYRNIGISAHIDAGKTTTTERILFYTGVNHKIGEVHDGAATMDWMEQEQERGITITSAATTCFWKGMASNYDEHRINIIDTPGHVDFTIEVERSMRVLDGAVMVYDAVGGVQPQSETVWRQANKYKVPRLAFVNKMDRTGADFLRVRQMMVDRLKANPVVIQIPIGAEEHFQGIVDLVKMKAIIWDEDKGVTFQYGDIPANIADVCNEYREKLVEAAAEASEELMNKYLEGEELTEAEIKLALRTRTIAGEIQPMLCGSAFKNKGVQAMLDAVIDYMPAPTDIPPVSGTDEDDQPVVRKADDAEKFSALAFKLMTDPFVGQLTFVRVYSGVLTKGDSVFNPVRGKKERIGRIVQMHANNREEVGEIRAGDIAACVGLKEVTTGETLCDPSAVVTLERMVFPESVISQAVEPKTKADQEKMGIALQRLAQEDPSFRVKTDEESGQTIISGMGELHLEIIVDRMKREFGVEANVGKPQVAYRETIRKTVEEAEGKFVRQSGGKGQYGHVVLKIEPNEAGKGVEFVDAIKGGVVPREFIPAVEKGINEAVTQGVLAGYPVVDVKVTLHFGSYHDVDSNELAFKMAAIFGFKEGAKKANPVILEPMMAVEVETPEDYAGNVMGDLSSRRGMVQGMDDMVGGGKAIKAEVPLSEMFGYSTTLRSMSQGRATYTMEFKHYAEAPRNVAEAIMAARAK encoded by the coding sequence ATGTCCCGCAAGACCCCCATCGAGCGCTACCGCAACATCGGTATTTCCGCGCACATCGACGCCGGCAAGACCACCACCACCGAGCGCATCCTGTTCTACACCGGTGTGAACCACAAGATCGGTGAAGTGCACGACGGTGCCGCCACGATGGACTGGATGGAGCAGGAGCAGGAGCGTGGCATCACGATCACCTCGGCTGCCACCACCTGCTTCTGGAAGGGCATGGCGTCGAACTACGACGAGCACCGCATCAACATCATCGACACCCCGGGCCACGTCGACTTTACCATCGAAGTCGAGCGCTCGATGCGCGTGCTCGACGGCGCCGTCATGGTGTACGACGCGGTGGGTGGCGTGCAGCCGCAGTCCGAGACCGTCTGGCGCCAGGCCAACAAGTACAAGGTACCCCGCCTCGCGTTCGTCAACAAGATGGACCGTACCGGCGCCGATTTCCTGCGCGTGCGCCAGATGATGGTGGATCGCCTGAAGGCCAACCCGGTCGTCATCCAGATCCCGATCGGTGCCGAAGAGCACTTCCAGGGCATCGTCGATCTCGTCAAGATGAAGGCCATCATCTGGGACGAAGACAAGGGCGTCACCTTCCAGTACGGCGACATCCCGGCGAACATCGCCGATGTCTGCAACGAATACCGCGAGAAGCTGGTCGAAGCCGCTGCCGAAGCCAGCGAAGAGCTCATGAACAAGTACCTCGAAGGCGAGGAACTGACGGAAGCTGAAATCAAGCTGGCACTGCGTACCCGCACCATCGCCGGCGAGATCCAGCCGATGCTCTGTGGCTCCGCCTTCAAGAACAAGGGCGTGCAGGCCATGCTCGACGCCGTGATCGACTACATGCCGGCTCCTACCGACATTCCACCGGTTTCGGGCACCGACGAAGACGACCAGCCGGTGGTTCGCAAGGCCGACGACGCCGAAAAGTTCTCGGCGCTGGCTTTCAAGCTGATGACCGACCCCTTCGTCGGCCAGCTGACCTTCGTGCGCGTCTATTCCGGCGTGCTGACCAAGGGCGACAGCGTCTTCAACCCGGTTCGTGGCAAGAAGGAGCGTATCGGCCGTATCGTGCAGATGCACGCCAACAACCGCGAAGAAGTGGGTGAAATCCGCGCCGGCGACATCGCCGCCTGCGTGGGCCTGAAGGAAGTCACCACGGGCGAAACCCTGTGCGACCCGTCGGCCGTCGTCACCCTCGAACGCATGGTGTTCCCGGAATCGGTGATCTCCCAGGCCGTCGAACCCAAGACCAAGGCCGACCAGGAGAAGATGGGTATCGCGCTGCAGCGCCTGGCGCAGGAAGATCCGTCTTTCCGCGTGAAGACCGACGAAGAATCCGGCCAGACCATCATTTCCGGCATGGGCGAGCTCCACCTGGAAATCATCGTCGACCGCATGAAGCGTGAATTCGGCGTCGAAGCCAACGTCGGCAAGCCGCAGGTGGCCTACCGCGAAACCATCCGCAAGACCGTCGAAGAGGCCGAAGGCAAGTTCGTGCGCCAGTCTGGCGGTAAGGGCCAATACGGCCATGTGGTGCTCAAGATCGAGCCAAACGAAGCCGGCAAGGGCGTCGAATTCGTCGATGCGATCAAGGGTGGTGTGGTTCCGCGCGAATTCATCCCGGCCGTGGAAAAGGGCATCAACGAAGCGGTGACCCAGGGCGTGCTGGCCGGTTACCCGGTCGTCGACGTCAAGGTCACCCTGCACTTCGGCTCGTACCACGACGTGGACTCGAACGAACTGGCCTTCAAGATGGCCGCCATCTTCGGTTTCAAGGAAGGTGCCAAGAAGGCCAACCCGGTCATCCTTGAGCCGATGATGGCCGTGGAAGTCGAAACGCCGGAAGACTACGCCGGCAACGTGATGGGCGACCTGTCCTCGCGTCGCGGCATGGTCCAGGGCATGGACGACATGGTCGGTGGCGGCAAGGCCATCAAGGCCGAAGTCCCGCTGTCGGAAATGTTCGGCTACTCGACCACGCTGCGTTCGATGTCGCAAGGCCGCGCGACCTACACGATGGAGTTCAAGCACTACGCCGAAGCTCCCCGTAACGTCGCCGAAGCCATCATGGCCGCTCGCGCTAAATAA
- the rpsL gene encoding 30S ribosomal protein S12 has product MPTINQLVRQGREVEKTNSKSPAMQNSPQRRGVCTRVYTTTPKKPNSALRKVAKVRLTNGFEVISYIGGEGHNLQEHSVVLVRGGRVKDLPGVRYHIVRGSLDLQGVKDRKQSRSKYGAKKPKAK; this is encoded by the coding sequence ATGCCAACCATCAACCAGCTCGTGCGTCAGGGGCGTGAGGTCGAGAAGACCAACTCCAAGAGCCCCGCGATGCAAAACTCGCCGCAGCGCCGTGGTGTCTGCACCCGCGTCTACACCACGACCCCGAAGAAGCCTAACTCGGCTCTGCGCAAGGTCGCCAAGGTCCGCCTGACCAATGGCTTCGAAGTGATCTCCTACATCGGCGGTGAAGGCCACAACCTCCAGGAACACAGCGTCGTGCTGGTTCGTGGCGGTCGCGTCAAGGATCTGCCGGGTGTGCGTTACCACATCGTCCGCGGTTCCCTCGACCTGCAAGGCGTCAAGGATCGCAAGCAATCGCGTTCCAAGTACGGTGCCAAGAAGCCCAAGGCCAAGTAA
- the rpsJ gene encoding 30S ribosomal protein S10, with product MSKQMIRIRLKAFDYKLIDQSAAEIVDTAKRTGAIVKGPVPLPTRMKRFDILRSPHVNKSSRDQFEIRTHQRLMDIVDPTDKTVDALMKLDLPAGVDVEIKLQ from the coding sequence ATGAGCAAGCAAATGATCCGTATCCGCCTGAAGGCTTTCGATTACAAGTTGATCGACCAGTCCGCGGCAGAAATCGTCGACACCGCCAAGCGTACCGGTGCGATCGTCAAGGGCCCCGTGCCCCTGCCGACCCGCATGAAGCGCTTCGACATCCTGCGCTCGCCGCACGTGAACAAGTCCAGCCGTGACCAGTTCGAAATCCGTACGCATCAGCGCCTGATGGACATCGTCGACCCGACCGACAAGACCGTCGACGCGCTGATGAAGCTCGACCTGCCAGCAGGCGTCGACGTCGAAATCAAGCTGCAGTAA
- the rplC gene encoding 50S ribosomal protein L3 gives MSQSNSPGLLGRKVGMMRLFTDDGDAVPVTVVDVSNNRVTQVKAQETDGYVALQVTFGARKASRVSKPQAGHLAKAGVEAGEIVREFRVTADTAGQYAAGGVIKAEALFTVGQQVDVQGTSIGKGFTGTIKRHNFKSQRASHGNSRSHNVPGSISMAQDPGRVFPGKKMSGHRGDVTTTVQNLDVIRVDEARQLLMIKGAIPGAKGGFVTVRPAIKAKAADKGAK, from the coding sequence ATGAGTCAAAGCAACTCCCCTGGGTTGCTGGGCCGCAAGGTGGGCATGATGCGCCTCTTCACCGATGACGGCGATGCAGTGCCTGTCACGGTAGTGGACGTGTCCAACAACCGCGTGACCCAAGTCAAGGCCCAAGAGACCGATGGCTATGTGGCCTTGCAAGTGACCTTCGGTGCCCGCAAGGCATCGCGCGTCAGCAAGCCCCAGGCCGGTCATCTGGCCAAGGCCGGCGTCGAAGCCGGCGAAATCGTGCGCGAATTCCGCGTCACGGCCGATACCGCCGGGCAATACGCCGCCGGCGGCGTGATCAAGGCGGAAGCCCTGTTCACCGTGGGTCAGCAAGTGGACGTGCAAGGCACCTCCATCGGCAAAGGCTTCACCGGCACCATCAAGCGTCACAACTTCAAGTCGCAGCGCGCGTCGCACGGCAACAGCCGTTCGCACAACGTGCCGGGCTCGATTTCCATGGCGCAAGATCCTGGTCGCGTGTTTCCGGGCAAGAAGATGTCCGGCCACCGCGGTGATGTCACCACCACCGTCCAGAACCTGGACGTGATCCGTGTGGATGAAGCGCGTCAGCTGCTGATGATCAAGGGTGCAATTCCCGGCGCCAAGGGCGGCTTCGTCACCGTTCGCCCGGCCATCAAGGCCAAGGCAGCCGACAAGGGAGCGAAGTAA
- a CDS encoding alpha/beta hydrolase: protein MNAQTEALQLTGSAGAIEAARDQPSAGVERRGTVVIAHPHPLFGGTMDNKVVQTLARAFVQCGWTAVRFNFRGVGASAGEYDAGKAEAQDMLAVVEQVAPDGPLALAGFSFGSYVTSHVLEALWAARSPQKVVFVGTATTRFSVATVPPEAHERTLVIHGETDDTVPLSDVIEWARPQTLPVTVVPGVGHFFHGQLPLLKSLVVRHLSAP from the coding sequence GTGAACGCCCAGACCGAAGCCCTCCAGCTGACCGGCAGCGCCGGTGCCATCGAGGCCGCGCGCGACCAACCTTCTGCCGGTGTCGAGCGACGCGGCACGGTGGTCATCGCCCATCCGCATCCACTGTTCGGCGGCACCATGGACAACAAGGTCGTGCAGACCCTGGCGCGTGCCTTCGTGCAATGCGGCTGGACGGCGGTGCGCTTCAATTTCCGCGGCGTGGGGGCCAGCGCCGGCGAATACGACGCCGGCAAGGCCGAAGCGCAGGACATGCTCGCGGTGGTGGAGCAAGTCGCGCCCGACGGCCCGCTGGCGCTCGCCGGTTTCTCGTTCGGCTCCTACGTCACCAGCCACGTGCTGGAGGCCCTGTGGGCCGCGCGTTCGCCGCAGAAGGTGGTTTTCGTCGGCACCGCCACCACGCGTTTTTCGGTCGCGACGGTGCCGCCCGAGGCGCACGAGCGCACCCTGGTCATCCATGGCGAAACCGACGACACCGTGCCACTGTCCGATGTAATCGAATGGGCCCGTCCGCAGACACTGCCGGTAACGGTTGTCCCCGGGGTCGGGCACTTTTTTCACGGACAATTGCCGCTGCTCAAAAGCTTGGTCGTGCGCCATCTTTCGGCGCCCTGA
- the rplW gene encoding 50S ribosomal protein L23: protein MSRVNPTPAQRTFAEGRLMSVLVAPIVSEKATLVGEKSNAVTFKVLQDATKPEIKAAVELLFKVEVKGVSVLNTKGKAKRFGKSFGRRDNVRKAYVTLKPGQELNLSGEAA, encoded by the coding sequence ATGAGCCGCGTCAATCCCACTCCCGCTCAGCGCACCTTCGCCGAAGGCCGACTGATGTCCGTCCTCGTCGCGCCCATCGTTTCCGAGAAGGCAACGCTGGTCGGCGAAAAGTCCAACGCAGTGACCTTCAAGGTGCTGCAGGACGCCACCAAGCCCGAGATCAAGGCAGCGGTCGAACTGCTGTTCAAGGTCGAGGTCAAGGGTGTCTCCGTGCTCAATACCAAGGGCAAGGCCAAGCGTTTCGGCAAGTCTTTCGGTCGTCGCGATAATGTCCGCAAGGCGTACGTCACGCTGAAGCCGGGCCAAGAGCTGAACCTGTCCGGGGAGGCTGCGTAA
- the rplV gene encoding 50S ribosomal protein L22, with the protein MSETRAVLRGVRLSVDKGRLVADLIRGKKVDQALNILSFTQKKAAGIVKKVLESAIANAEHNDGADIDELKVKTIYVEQGTTLKRFTARAKGRGNRISKPTCHVYVTVGN; encoded by the coding sequence ATGTCCGAAACTCGTGCAGTCCTCCGTGGCGTTCGCCTCTCCGTGGACAAGGGCCGGCTGGTTGCCGACCTGATCCGCGGCAAGAAGGTCGATCAAGCCCTGAACATCCTGTCCTTCACCCAGAAGAAGGCCGCCGGCATCGTTAAAAAGGTGCTGGAGTCTGCTATTGCCAACGCCGAGCACAACGACGGCGCCGACATCGACGAACTGAAGGTCAAGACCATCTACGTCGAGCAGGGCACCACCCTCAAGCGCTTCACCGCGCGTGCCAAGGGTCGCGGCAATCGCATCAGCAAGCCCACCTGCCACGTCTACGTGACGGTCGGCAACTAA
- the rplD gene encoding 50S ribosomal protein L4 yields MELELLNEQGQASKFEVPETVFGRAYNEDLIHQIVVAYRANARQGTRAQKDREQVHHSTKKPFKQKGTGRARAGMTSSPLWRGGGRTFPNSPDENFTQKINKKMYRAGMASIYSQLAREGRLVVVDSLTVDSPKTKALAAKFKAMNLESVLVIAEEVDENLYLASRNLTNVLVVEPRYADPVSLVHFKKVVVTKGAVDKLKEMFA; encoded by the coding sequence ATGGAACTCGAACTCCTGAACGAACAAGGCCAGGCTTCGAAATTCGAAGTGCCCGAAACCGTTTTCGGCCGCGCCTACAACGAAGACCTGATCCACCAGATCGTGGTCGCCTACCGTGCCAACGCACGCCAGGGCACCCGCGCTCAGAAGGATCGTGAACAGGTCCATCACTCCACCAAGAAGCCGTTCAAGCAAAAGGGCACCGGCCGCGCTCGCGCCGGTATGACGTCCTCGCCGCTGTGGCGTGGGGGCGGTCGCACCTTCCCGAACAGCCCGGACGAAAACTTCACGCAGAAGATCAACAAGAAGATGTACCGCGCCGGTATGGCTTCGATCTACTCGCAGCTGGCTCGTGAAGGCCGCCTGGTGGTCGTCGATTCGCTGACCGTCGATTCGCCCAAGACCAAGGCGCTGGCCGCCAAGTTCAAGGCGATGAACCTCGAATCCGTGCTGGTCATCGCCGAAGAAGTCGACGAGAACCTGTACCTGGCTTCGCGCAACCTGACCAACGTCCTCGTCGTCGAGCCGCGTTACGCCGATCCGGTGTCGCTGGTTCACTTCAAGAAGGTCGTCGTGACCAAGGGTGCCGTCGACAAGCTCAAGGAGATGTTCGCATGA
- the rpsG gene encoding 30S ribosomal protein S7 — translation MPRRREVPKREILPDPKYGNVELSKFMNVIMEGGKKAVAERIIYGALDLIEKKNPDKDPLEAFVVAINNVKPMVEVKSRRVGGANYQVPVEVRPVRRLALSMRWIKEAARKRGEKSMAQRLANELLEATEGRGGAMKKRDEVHRMAEANKAFSHFRF, via the coding sequence ATGCCACGTCGTCGCGAAGTCCCTAAACGTGAAATCCTGCCGGATCCCAAGTACGGCAATGTCGAACTCTCGAAGTTCATGAACGTGATCATGGAAGGCGGCAAGAAGGCCGTTGCCGAGCGCATCATCTACGGCGCGCTCGACCTGATCGAGAAGAAGAATCCTGACAAGGACCCGCTGGAAGCCTTCGTCGTTGCCATCAACAACGTCAAGCCCATGGTCGAAGTGAAGTCCCGCCGCGTCGGTGGCGCCAACTACCAGGTGCCGGTCGAAGTGCGCCCGGTGCGTCGCCTGGCGCTGTCGATGCGCTGGATCAAGGAAGCCGCCCGCAAGCGTGGCGAGAAGTCGATGGCCCAGCGTCTGGCCAACGAGCTGCTCGAAGCCACCGAAGGCCGTGGCGGCGCCATGAAGAAGCGTGACGAAGTGCACCGCATGGCAGAAGCCAACAAGGCCTTCAGCCACTTCCGCTTCTAA
- a CDS encoding ferredoxin: MSDIPHDSPGEAPYYQRHVFFCLNERANGEDSCALHDAKEGFDHCKKQVKAAGLAGRGGVRVNKAGCLDRCAGGPVAVVYPEGVWYTFVDSEDIDEIVESHLKHGRPVERLRLPPDVGR; this comes from the coding sequence ATGAGCGATATCCCCCACGATTCCCCGGGCGAGGCGCCGTATTACCAGCGCCACGTGTTCTTCTGCCTCAACGAGCGGGCCAACGGAGAAGACAGCTGCGCGCTGCACGACGCCAAGGAAGGCTTCGACCACTGCAAGAAGCAGGTCAAGGCCGCAGGCCTCGCCGGTCGCGGCGGCGTGCGCGTGAACAAGGCGGGCTGCCTCGACCGCTGCGCCGGCGGCCCGGTCGCGGTCGTCTATCCGGAAGGCGTCTGGTACACCTTCGTGGACAGCGAGGACATCGACGAGATCGTCGAGTCGCATCTCAAGCACGGCCGCCCGGTCGAGCGCCTGCGCCTGCCGCCGGACGTCGGGAGGTGA